One window of the Thalassoroseus pseudoceratinae genome contains the following:
- a CDS encoding TVP38/TMEM64 family protein — MNWFRSEVVTVKRVAIAVLIVGGLLLLRLLPTDELRNTLQTWLDDLGFWGPVVFVGLYIVATICFLPGSILTLVAGAIFGLGLGLAVVSIGSTIGAACALLIARYLARAKVEQLAETYPTFQAVDEAISEAGWKVVAMLRLSPAIPFNVQNYLYGLTNIKFWPCVLTSWIAMLPGTFLYVYIGHIADSAVAGEEKPVGQWILLGVGLIATIAVTVYITRLARQKLKSRNREL; from the coding sequence ATGAATTGGTTTCGTTCAGAAGTTGTGACTGTCAAAAGAGTTGCGATCGCGGTGTTGATTGTTGGTGGATTGTTACTTCTTCGACTGCTTCCCACCGATGAACTCCGAAACACTCTGCAAACCTGGCTGGACGACCTGGGATTCTGGGGGCCGGTGGTGTTCGTCGGTCTGTATATTGTCGCGACAATCTGTTTCCTACCCGGTTCCATTTTGACGCTCGTCGCCGGTGCGATTTTCGGTTTGGGTCTGGGTTTGGCTGTGGTTTCGATCGGTTCGACGATCGGAGCCGCCTGTGCGTTGCTGATCGCCCGTTACTTGGCTCGCGCGAAAGTCGAACAACTGGCAGAAACGTATCCCACATTCCAAGCCGTCGACGAAGCCATCTCCGAGGCCGGATGGAAAGTCGTGGCGATGCTCCGGCTCTCACCGGCCATCCCGTTCAATGTGCAGAACTATCTGTACGGACTCACCAACATCAAATTCTGGCCCTGCGTGCTGACCAGTTGGATCGCCATGCTGCCGGGGACATTCTTATACGTCTACATTGGCCACATCGCCGACTCCGCTGTCGCCGGAGAGGAGAAACCGGTCGGTCAATGGATTCTGCTCGGCGTGGGTTTGATCGCAACCATTGCGGTCACGGTTTACATCACTCGGTTGGCTCGTCAGAAGTTAAAATCACGAAACCGCGAGCTGTAA
- the kbl gene encoding glycine C-acetyltransferase has translation MYGQFQEHLASQLQDIESAGLWKGERIITSPQDAHIQTTNRADVLNLCANNYLGLAEHPEVIQAAREALDQYGYGMASVRFICGTQSIHKDFEAKLTQFLSTEDTILYPSCFDANGGLFETLLGPEDAILSDALNHASIIDGIRLCKAQRYRYANSDMQDLETKLKESQDARFRLIATDGVFSMDGYIANLPAICELADKYNALVMIDDCHSAGFLGSTGRGTHEYHDCIGRIDIITGTLGKALGGASGGYTSGRKEIVELLRQRSRPYLFSNTVAPPIVGGAIKALDLLMSSTELRDKLEDNTRYFREAIQQAGLDVLPGEHPIVPVMLGDAALASRMADRLLERGVYVIGFSYPVVPQGQARIRTQVSAAHSRDDLQFAVEQFRAVKEELGV, from the coding sequence ATGTACGGGCAATTTCAAGAGCATCTAGCGAGTCAACTTCAAGACATTGAATCGGCCGGGTTGTGGAAAGGTGAACGAATTATTACGTCACCGCAGGATGCCCATATTCAGACGACGAATCGGGCTGATGTCCTCAATCTTTGTGCGAATAACTATCTTGGTTTAGCTGAGCATCCCGAAGTGATTCAAGCGGCTCGGGAGGCGTTGGATCAATACGGTTATGGGATGGCGAGCGTGCGGTTTATCTGTGGTACGCAGTCGATTCACAAAGACTTCGAAGCCAAGCTAACACAGTTTCTGAGTACCGAAGATACCATTCTCTATCCTAGTTGTTTTGATGCCAACGGTGGGCTATTCGAAACACTGCTAGGACCGGAAGATGCGATTCTTTCAGACGCATTGAATCATGCGAGTATTATTGATGGAATTCGACTATGTAAAGCTCAACGCTATCGCTATGCCAATAGTGATATGCAAGACTTAGAAACAAAACTCAAAGAATCGCAAGATGCAAGGTTTCGTCTGATTGCAACTGATGGCGTGTTTAGTATGGATGGCTACATTGCCAATCTGCCTGCCATCTGTGAACTAGCGGACAAATACAATGCGCTGGTGATGATCGATGATTGTCATTCCGCTGGTTTCCTCGGTTCGACTGGGCGTGGCACGCATGAGTATCACGATTGCATTGGTCGGATTGATATAATCACTGGAACACTCGGTAAAGCGCTCGGTGGTGCGAGCGGGGGTTATACATCCGGGCGGAAAGAGATTGTTGAACTTCTCCGACAACGATCACGACCTTACCTCTTTAGTAACACGGTGGCTCCACCGATTGTCGGAGGGGCGATCAAGGCGCTCGATCTGCTGATGAGTTCCACCGAACTTCGCGACAAGCTCGAAGACAACACTCGCTACTTTCGGGAAGCAATTCAACAAGCCGGTTTAGATGTGCTGCCCGGTGAACACCCGATTGTGCCGGTGATGCTTGGTGATGCTGCTCTCGCAAGTCGGATGGCGGATCGGTTACTCGAACGCGGTGTCTATGTCATTGGGTTTAGTTACCCCGTTGTTCCGCAAGGTCAGGCTCGTATCCGCACGCAAGTCTCCGCGGCGCATTCTCGCGACGATTTACAGTTCGCCGTCGAACAGTTCCGAGCGGTGAAAGAAGAACTCGGGGTGTAA
- the tdh gene encoding L-threonine 3-dehydrogenase: MKALVKKESREGLWLDDVPEPTVGINDVKIRVDRTGICGTDLHIYNWDAWAAKTIPVPMVVGHEFVGEVVEVGSNVTDFHPGEIVSGEGHIVCGRCRNCLAGRRHLCKDTQGLGVNRPGAFAEYVVLPMSNVWHHRPSVNKDIASIFDPFGNAVHTALQFDVLGEDVLITGAGPIGCMAAAVAKHAGARFVVVTDINPWRLELAQKLGATRVVNVKEEKLADVQKELDMHEGFDVGLEMSGNPSAFRDMLHNMCHGGKIAMLGIPEKEIAIDWNLVVFNMLNIQGIYGREMYETWYKMTVMLESGLDISPVITHRFHYTEFEKGFEAMKSGESGKVLLHWKD, translated from the coding sequence ATGAAGGCGTTGGTCAAGAAGGAGTCTCGCGAAGGTTTGTGGCTGGACGACGTGCCCGAGCCCACCGTTGGGATCAACGATGTGAAAATTCGCGTCGACCGCACCGGGATTTGTGGCACGGATTTGCACATCTACAATTGGGATGCGTGGGCGGCCAAAACGATTCCAGTGCCGATGGTGGTCGGGCATGAGTTCGTCGGCGAGGTTGTGGAAGTTGGCTCGAACGTGACCGACTTTCATCCGGGTGAAATTGTCAGCGGTGAAGGTCATATCGTTTGTGGTCGCTGTCGGAACTGTCTAGCCGGGCGTCGGCATCTCTGCAAAGACACGCAAGGTCTCGGAGTGAATCGGCCGGGCGCGTTCGCGGAATATGTCGTGTTACCAATGTCGAACGTTTGGCATCATCGTCCAAGCGTGAACAAGGATATCGCCTCGATCTTCGACCCGTTCGGCAATGCGGTTCACACGGCTCTGCAATTTGATGTCCTCGGCGAAGATGTGTTGATCACCGGAGCCGGCCCAATCGGTTGCATGGCCGCCGCGGTTGCCAAGCACGCGGGTGCTCGATTTGTGGTTGTCACGGACATTAATCCCTGGCGGTTGGAGTTGGCGCAGAAACTCGGTGCGACTCGGGTCGTCAATGTGAAAGAGGAAAAACTAGCCGACGTGCAAAAAGAACTCGATATGCACGAAGGTTTTGATGTCGGTCTCGAAATGAGTGGCAACCCAAGTGCGTTTCGTGACATGCTGCACAATATGTGTCATGGCGGCAAAATCGCGATGCTCGGCATCCCGGAGAAAGAGATCGCGATCGACTGGAACCTAGTCGTCTTCAATATGCTTAACATCCAAGGTATCTACGGTCGTGAGATGTATGAAACGTGGTATAAGATGACCGTGATGCTTGAAAGCGGTCTAGATATTAGCCCCGTCATCACCCACCGCTTCCATTACACCGAATTCGAAAAAGGTTTCGAAGCCATGAAAAGCGGTGAAAGCGGCAAAGTCTTACTACACTGGAAGGACTAG
- a CDS encoding FHA domain-containing protein, which yields MEAKLIPVLGGKPISINSDLVLVGRKHGLCDLILEKASVSKLHCLIVKTDGLLFVRDLGSTNGTKVNGQRVTRGALLPGDELAFASVKYRVHLGPGQPPSEDDSVERFHTEPIVDIGDSDNDSVAGEAEFPSAVVRGWNDSDDVPPALSNSDSQSDVRLLSDDGID from the coding sequence ATGGAAGCCAAGCTGATTCCAGTTCTTGGTGGCAAGCCCATCAGTATCAATAGCGATCTGGTTCTCGTCGGTCGTAAACACGGCCTCTGCGACCTCATTCTGGAGAAAGCCAGCGTTTCTAAGCTGCACTGCTTAATCGTGAAAACCGACGGGTTACTGTTCGTCCGTGATCTTGGCAGCACCAATGGAACGAAAGTTAACGGGCAACGAGTCACCCGAGGGGCGTTGTTACCAGGGGACGAACTCGCCTTCGCGAGTGTGAAGTATCGTGTGCACTTGGGTCCGGGCCAACCGCCGTCTGAGGATGATTCGGTCGAGCGATTCCACACCGAACCGATCGTCGACATCGGAGACTCCGACAATGATAGTGTTGCCGGTGAAGCGGAATTCCCCTCAGCGGTCGTGCGAGGCTGGAATGACTCCGACGACGTTCCCCCGGCACTCTCCAATTCCGATAGCCAAAGCGACGTACGGTTACTCTCCGATGACGGCATCGACTGA
- the def gene encoding peptide deformylase: protein MEIVHYPHPVLRFKSLPITRIDADLKAKIAEMFELMYAAKGIGLAANQVGLPFRFFVINPSGDPKQKEFEQVFINPEIISKKGSEEGEEGCLSLPDVYGPVKRAAKIKVVAYDLTGQEFEWEVDDLTARVIQHENDHLDGVLFIDRIPEQSLAEAEQFLTEFETVFRRRQADGELKSDEELEAELKGMAQTA, encoded by the coding sequence ATGGAAATTGTTCACTATCCCCACCCCGTTTTGCGGTTCAAGTCGCTACCGATTACACGAATCGATGCCGACTTGAAGGCCAAGATCGCGGAAATGTTCGAACTGATGTATGCCGCCAAGGGGATTGGTCTGGCTGCTAATCAGGTCGGGTTGCCGTTTCGGTTCTTTGTGATCAACCCGTCCGGCGATCCCAAGCAGAAAGAGTTTGAGCAAGTTTTCATCAACCCGGAGATCATCAGCAAAAAAGGCAGCGAAGAGGGTGAAGAAGGCTGCCTCAGCTTGCCGGATGTCTACGGACCCGTGAAACGAGCCGCGAAGATCAAAGTGGTTGCCTACGATTTGACCGGCCAGGAATTCGAGTGGGAAGTCGACGATTTGACCGCCCGCGTGATCCAACACGAAAACGATCACCTTGACGGTGTGCTGTTCATCGATCGCATTCCTGAGCAGAGTTTAGCCGAAGCAGAGCAGTTCCTGACCGAATTCGAAACCGTCTTTCGACGTCGGCAAGCAGACGGGGAACTCAAGTCGGACGAGGAACTCGAAGCCGAGCTAAAAGGGATGGCACAAACAGCTTAA
- the fmt gene encoding methionyl-tRNA formyltransferase codes for MPGDTAFYNPLRLVMMGTGTFALPTFLSLYDSPHEVVGLFTQPDRKGRGHHNHPHPMREAAEAHGTPVFQPDNVNTPESLADLRNLNADLCVVAAYGQILSAELLQTPKFGAINLHASLLPKYRGAAPIQYAILNGETSTGVTIFQIEPKLDAGPILGVDAIKIGSREKYGAVQERLAALAVPLTSRVLGMFAREEVIGQPQDSTGVTKAPKLRKEHAAIPWEKPAAAVANHLRAMQPWPNPFTFLNQPNKKPLRLIVMQARQAMNVERSHEAPGTVLKCDRGRFLVQTGDGVLDILEVKPEGKRAMPAAAFLNGHQIQPGDRLSSQRS; via the coding sequence ATGCCAGGAGACACCGCTTTCTACAATCCACTTCGTCTTGTGATGATGGGCACGGGCACGTTTGCTCTGCCGACGTTTTTGAGTTTGTACGATTCGCCGCACGAAGTGGTGGGGTTGTTCACGCAACCGGATCGCAAGGGACGTGGGCACCATAACCATCCGCACCCCATGCGGGAAGCCGCCGAAGCCCATGGCACACCGGTGTTTCAGCCGGATAACGTGAACACGCCGGAATCACTCGCGGATCTGCGAAATCTGAACGCTGATCTGTGCGTTGTGGCGGCGTACGGGCAGATTCTTTCAGCGGAACTCCTTCAGACGCCGAAGTTTGGGGCAATCAATCTCCACGCATCGTTACTGCCGAAGTATCGCGGAGCGGCTCCGATTCAGTATGCGATATTGAATGGTGAGACATCGACCGGCGTGACGATTTTCCAGATCGAACCGAAACTTGATGCCGGTCCAATTCTGGGGGTCGACGCCATCAAGATTGGTTCCCGAGAGAAGTATGGAGCGGTGCAAGAACGGTTGGCAGCACTGGCGGTGCCGTTGACATCACGGGTGTTGGGCATGTTTGCCCGTGAGGAAGTCATTGGGCAGCCCCAGGATTCCACCGGCGTCACGAAGGCCCCGAAACTCCGTAAGGAACATGCGGCGATTCCGTGGGAGAAACCGGCGGCAGCGGTCGCAAACCATCTCCGAGCGATGCAGCCGTGGCCGAATCCGTTCACGTTCCTCAATCAGCCGAACAAGAAGCCATTGCGGCTAATCGTCATGCAAGCGCGGCAGGCGATGAATGTGGAACGGTCCCATGAAGCCCCCGGAACGGTGCTGAAATGCGATCGAGGACGTTTTTTAGTGCAAACTGGTGACGGTGTGCTGGACATCTTGGAAGTCAAACCGGAAGGCAAACGAGCGATGCCAGCGGCGGCGTTCCTGAACGGTCACCAAATCCAACCCGGTGATCGGCTGAGTTCGCAGCGTTCGTGA
- a CDS encoding metallophosphoesterase family protein, translated as MKLWLFSDWHSDRDAAERLAACADNFDVIIGAGDFCNAHRGLERCLAPLKSTATPLVLVAGNNETTEELQTVCEGWPQTFVLHGSSVTIAKQTFFGLGGGVPVTPFGSWSYDLTEDQAHEYLASCPEGAVLISHSPPFGVLDVSSRRQHLGSQAVRECIERTVPRLVVCGHIHASGGQTEVLGSTPVVNAGSAGMEWTL; from the coding sequence ATGAAACTCTGGTTGTTCAGTGATTGGCACAGTGATCGTGACGCCGCCGAACGGCTGGCCGCATGTGCTGATAACTTCGATGTGATCATCGGGGCGGGCGATTTCTGCAATGCTCATCGTGGGTTGGAACGGTGTTTGGCTCCGCTGAAATCGACCGCCACGCCGTTGGTTCTTGTGGCGGGGAATAACGAGACGACAGAGGAACTTCAAACCGTCTGCGAAGGTTGGCCGCAGACGTTCGTACTGCACGGATCAAGCGTTACCATTGCCAAACAGACGTTCTTCGGGTTGGGCGGCGGTGTGCCGGTGACTCCGTTCGGGAGTTGGAGTTACGACTTGACCGAAGATCAAGCCCATGAATACCTTGCGTCGTGTCCTGAAGGTGCGGTCTTGATCAGTCATTCCCCGCCGTTCGGGGTGCTCGATGTGTCTTCCCGACGCCAACACTTGGGAAGTCAAGCGGTGCGGGAGTGCATTGAACGGACCGTGCCGCGATTGGTTGTCTGTGGCCACATTCACGCCAGCGGCGGCCAAACCGAGGTTCTGGGCTCCACTCCCGTCGTCAACGCCGGATCCGCGGGGATGGAGTGGACGTTATAG
- the dnaN gene encoding DNA polymerase III subunit beta, whose translation MKLHFHRPSLMTAFTIVNTVVPSRTPREILKNVKLHVADGVATLIGTDQEVGIRYQISGVETQSAGETLLPTARVLSILRELHDESVDFEIEDDKVWIRSGHSEFRLSAEDPAEFPTVAEFAEEKFHVVDGNVFKEAIRRTIFATDVESTRYALGGVLLELGTDSMALVATDSRRLALVKVPCKSNGADDPENNAPVVPRAAMSLIEKSIEEGTEVQLAVHANDVLIKCGNSTIYSRLVDGRFPKYADVIPSSPEHSVELVTGPFYSAVRQAQIVTNEDSRGVDFTFKDGTLTLNSSAAEIGTSTIELPISYEEDELTIKFDPRFVAEFLRVLEQEKQVKWDLIDPESPAVLRTDDEYTYVIMPLSRD comes from the coding sequence ATGAAACTGCACTTCCATCGTCCGTCCTTGATGACGGCATTTACGATCGTCAACACGGTTGTTCCTTCGCGGACGCCTCGTGAGATTCTCAAGAATGTCAAACTCCATGTTGCCGACGGTGTGGCGACGTTGATTGGAACCGACCAGGAAGTGGGAATTCGGTATCAGATTTCTGGCGTTGAGACGCAATCCGCCGGGGAGACACTGTTGCCGACGGCTCGGGTGTTGTCGATCCTGCGGGAGTTGCACGACGAGAGCGTGGACTTCGAAATCGAAGACGACAAGGTTTGGATTCGTTCCGGGCACAGTGAATTTCGTCTGTCCGCCGAAGACCCCGCCGAGTTTCCCACGGTGGCTGAGTTTGCGGAAGAGAAGTTCCATGTGGTCGATGGGAATGTCTTCAAGGAAGCGATTCGCCGAACGATCTTCGCCACCGATGTCGAGAGCACTCGGTATGCCCTGGGGGGCGTGTTGCTCGAGTTGGGCACCGACAGCATGGCTCTTGTTGCGACTGACAGTCGGCGATTGGCGTTGGTGAAAGTTCCGTGCAAATCGAACGGGGCCGACGATCCCGAAAACAACGCCCCGGTGGTTCCTCGGGCCGCGATGAGCTTGATCGAAAAGAGCATCGAGGAAGGAACCGAAGTTCAGTTGGCCGTTCATGCCAACGATGTGCTGATCAAGTGCGGCAACTCGACGATCTACAGCCGTCTGGTGGATGGACGTTTTCCGAAATACGCCGACGTCATTCCCAGCAGTCCCGAGCACTCAGTGGAACTCGTGACCGGCCCGTTCTACTCGGCGGTTCGGCAAGCTCAAATCGTGACGAATGAAGACAGTCGCGGTGTTGATTTCACTTTTAAAGACGGCACGCTAACGCTTAACAGTTCCGCCGCGGAGATCGGAACCTCGACGATCGAACTTCCCATCTCGTACGAGGAAGACGAACTGACCATCAAGTTCGATCCGCGATTCGTCGCCGAGTTCCTGCGTGTGTTGGAGCAGGAAAAACAAGTGAAGTGGGACCTGATCGACCCTGAAAGCCCCGCTGTCTTGCGGACCGACGACGAATACACCTACGTCATTATGCCGTTGTCACGAGACTGA
- a CDS encoding DciA family protein has product MSSPRREPQPLAKALSELIAARGFARVRGKTQLNEIWREVAGEHIAEFTKPIEVKRGVLHVSVSNSAMLGELVSFHQMNLLAELTSKHADLKIKSLKFKLSTKTS; this is encoded by the coding sequence ATGTCGAGTCCACGTCGTGAACCGCAACCGCTTGCCAAAGCACTTTCGGAATTGATCGCTGCCCGAGGGTTTGCCCGTGTTCGTGGGAAGACTCAACTTAATGAAATTTGGCGGGAAGTCGCCGGGGAGCACATCGCCGAATTCACGAAACCAATCGAAGTCAAACGCGGTGTGCTTCACGTTTCCGTTAGCAACTCCGCAATGCTCGGCGAACTCGTGTCGTTCCATCAGATGAATCTGTTAGCCGAACTCACGAGCAAACACGCGGACCTGAAAATCAAGAGTTTGAAGTTCAAGCTGAGCACAAAGACATCGTAA